In Citrus sinensis cultivar Valencia sweet orange chromosome 3, DVS_A1.0, whole genome shotgun sequence, the sequence GCTAAATGTAGAGAACGCTGAGAGAAGACTATGAGAAACAACAGTACAAGCTGAGCAAAAAGTTAGGCATTACATGTAATGTtgtccttttaatttttttttaaatattttaacattagcTAACCATCACGAGGGGGAAAGAGCGAAACGGTAGCTTGTGCTGCCGTTTCTCTCGGCATTCTCTCGCCCCTCGTGATGGTTagcatttttcaattattaattgctttagttaattaaaaattcacgGGCTTGAGCTTTTGATTGATGAAAAATTGCATACTTCAACTACCAAGGTAAAGTTGATGAATTACTGTCTAACAAATTACATTGCTGCAGTGtaagtcattaatttttataaaatacaacaaaGTGTGGTTAtagaattacaaatttttataaaaatcttttttactAATTGATATAGCATAAATTCACTAGTTGagtgaaaatacaaaataattaaaattaattatgtgggttaaaaaaaatttaaccaatcaattgaattatatcacattagtttgtacaatttataattttatcttaactcttaaaattttaaaaagtattaaTAAGAGTAAGGCAATTGCAGTGGTGATCCGGGCTTCAAGTTGCCGGTTTCATTTGAATGGATGGTATCTGGTTACGGGGATGAGGATCAAGAGGTTCATTGAGCTTGTCCACATTTCTCGATTGACGGGTTCCATCACCAAGTACTGCAAATGCATGGGCTTTTATTGACCATTTTGTTACTTGCACTCAAGAATATTTTGCATCAGCCCCATAAATTCGTTGTCTCTTTGCCTCAGTTTGTGGGCATGTAATGGGTTAATATAAAGCTTGTTCCAATGTAGCGGGAGGTTAGTTCCATTGATTCACCTAGCGGCTAGCGGCAGAGCAAAAcgtggttttttattttttattttttcccttaCTATGTGATATATAcctaataaataaagtataaTGAGGTTCACTTTCTAGTTATTCGATGCTCGTGTCATGTGTTTGAAACTCGCCATTAGTATCAGCACTCTGAACCCGTGACCAGTCCTTGACCCTTTGGTCCGAAAGTAGGACCAGCTTTACTCGGAGTACTTATTTCATGTTTGTGtggatttttgcattttttttagatttttttttaaataaaaagagggcTCTGAAAGAGAAGAGCTAGAGGGCACAAAATGGGGGTATGCCACCCCATACATATCCGAATACAAAATAGAGCTTAAACCTAAAGGGACAGAATGAAGAAAATGCACTCCAACAGACAAACTCAAAGCATGCGTAGCAAGGAAATCAGTCGTCGAATTTGCTTCGCGATAGATGTGATCAATTTGAATTCCCCAATCCCTCCTTATGAGTTCCCTAATCATCTCGATTatattcaaaaatttgttGACATTAGCATTATTCTCCTTTATAAGATGCACCACACTATAATTATCTATTCCAACTTGGATACGTCTATAGCCAAGGTCCCATACCATTCTTAACCCATGCAAGACATCCCAAAGTTCAGCCTTTATAACCGAACATACTCCAAGATTTGCGCTGAAACCATGAAGAAATTTACCATGGCAGTCCCGCAACAGACCACCTGCATtgtttttagaattttgagATGAAAGTATATCACTATTCATTAATATCTGTCACATAGTTCTTCAATTAGTAATGTTATAAGATATGCTGAATGCTGGATAACAATTTTGGGGCACATGCTACATAGTAAAATTTTGCATTTACGTATTGGGAATTTTGGGTACACATGAACATAATAAACaatgtttgattattttcatatgTTGCTTTCTTTCTAGCACAAATGGAAAATATGCGCTATCTATCTATCACGTCATCGGACTCTACCAAGTTATCGTCAAATATCTACCCTCAATATAGACGAAATCTCCATCACTTacaaatagattttttaatctatGTATCTTAatcttacaaataaatatttgccATATAAAATGAGTCCTCCCTGAAGacttcaatttaatttcttcctaATGGATAGACGAATCTTTATCAAGAGTTCAAATTGAATACTGATCTAATTAAACCcgtcttttaaaatttttggaatATCTATTTGGTCATTTAACTCCTGAAACAATGCGCATAAACATCCCCATCCAAATCGAAATAAGaagaaagatttaattaatgaattctGTTAACCCTTAATTGATGAATTAGTTAATAAAGGCAAAGCGCTTGTTACTGTTAAGGCCGTAACTGTAAGAGGATATGGATTCAATAACTGTTGTAACGAAGCAGGACGTTAAACAGTGTCAGCTTTTGCTTTATAAATAATGAGAGCTACAGACCTCTGCGCTCTTCACTGCGGCTTTGGTAGTTGGTTGGTCGGTTTGTTGGTTTGGTTTCTTTATTCTGAGGAGCAGCCCCAATCTTCAAAAATGGCTCTCTCCCTTTCTCTTTTTACTCGCTTGGTCCTCCTTTGTTGGTTCACCACTTCCCTGCTTCTCTGCAATGGCTTCCCTGCTGCTTTTCACCCGCACCACCACCATCCCCACTTTGCTAAACACAACTACAGAGATGCTCTCACCAAATCAATCATCTTTTTTGAAGGCCAAAGGTCTGGAAAGCTCCCACCTAACCAGAGGATGACTTGGAGGAGGGACTCTGGTCTCACTGATGGAGCAGCCATGCATGTACGTTTATaccaaactctttttttttttttttgttaatcttGTGCGTTTTGCTGATGTGAGTATCAAAAATGGAAATGCAGGTTGATTTGGTTGGTGGGTACTACGATGCAGGGGACAATGTAAAGTTTGGGTTTCCCATGGCTTTCACAACCACCATGCTTTCATGGAGTGTCATTGAGTTTGGCGGGTTGATGAAAGGTGAGCTGCGGAATGCCAGAGAGGCCATTCGTTGGGCTACTGATTATCTCCTTAAAGCTACCGTACACCCAGACACCATCTATGTTCAGGTCTCTTTTTAGAATACAGAATGTTCCCTATAAACTTTAGATGAGGACTAAAACAAAGAGATTGATTTTTTGGGTTTTACATTTTGTGTAGGTGGGTGATGCTAACAAGGACCATGCTTGTTGGGAGAGACCTGAAGATATGGATACTCCAAGAACTGTCATCAAAATAGACAGGAACTATCCTGGTTCTGATGTGGCTGGGGAAACTGCTGCTGCTTTAGCCGCTGCTTCTTTGGTCTTCAGGAGAAGTGACCCAACCTACTCCAAGCTTTTGGTCAGGAGAGCTATCAGGGTAAAACTTCTAACAGAGCTATAACTGGAttactatattaaaataagggCATTTCCTTGTTATCCAATTTATTCGAATACAAAAGCTGAGattaattttacccttttatttataatataatgcaCAGGTTTTTCAGTTTGCTGACAAGTACAGAGGAGCCTACAGCAATGGGTTGAAGAAATTTGTCTGCCCATTCTACTGCTCATATTCCGGTTATCAGGTAATACAATTGAAACTTTCCCTTCTACTTTCAAGTGTCATTGTTGTTTAGGTTGAGAAAGTTCAgcatatattttcttttcttgtgtTAACGATCGAAGGATGAGCTGTTGTGGGGCGCTGCTTGGCTGCACAAGGCCACCAGGAACCCAACCTACCTCAACTACATTCAAGTTAATGGACAGATTCTAGGAGCTGCAGAGTATGATAACACATTTGGATGGGATAACAAACATGTTGGAGCTAGGATTCTTCTCTCTAAGGTCTCACAATCCAACAATAACGTCCTGATTTATTGACTAATTGTTGATCGAAATGGAACGGCTCTTAGTGTTGATTTTTTATCCTGCATTTTCAGGcatttttggtccaaaagttACAGTCCCTCCATGAGTACAAGGACCATGCAGATAATTTCATTTGTTCTCTAATTCCGGGGGCCTCTTTCTCTTCCGCCCAGTACACCCCAGGTTTCCCCGGTGTTCTTCACTCTGTTGTTCTCACTGCAAATGCCAAAATATGTAGTTTCTTCTGTAACGGCTAATTTTGTTTGTACATATTAATTGATGCAACAGGTGGGCTTCTGTTCAAAATGAGTGATAGCAACATGCAATATGTCACCTCCACTTCATTCTTGCTCTTAACATATGCCAAGTATTTAACCTCTGCCCATAGAGTTGTTAACTGTGGTGGTACCACTGTTACCGCAAAGAGGCTTCGGACAATTGCCAAGAGACAggtcaaaattttgataatttatcttaattttttgcaacccattttcttgttttcaagttaaactaatttttaatctgattTTGTGCATTACCAGGTGGACTATATTTTGGGGGACAACCCATTGAAGATGTCCTACATGGTGGGATATGGTCCAAGGTACCCACAAAGGATACACCACAGGGGATCATCACTGCCGTCCGTGGGTGCACATCCAGCCAGGATTCAATGCTCCTCTGGCTTCAGTATCATGAAATCTCAATCTCCCAACCCCAACGTTCTGGTAGGTGCAATTGTTGGTGGGCCAGATCAGCACGATAGGTTCCCGGATGAACGGCCAGATTACGAGCAATCAGAGCCATCCACTTACATGAACGCACCCCTAGTTGGAGCTTTAGCATATCTCGCACACTCATTTGGCCAGCTTTAACTCGTAGTTACTAGATACAGGAGCTCgtttatcttttatatttttgtcgtttttaatgttaaaaagaGTGTTAGAATTCCAGGAAGTGCATGAGGTGATTGGGGATAGGGTTGTGTCGAAGCCTAAAGCTCGAGTCCCAAGCCTTGAAGCACAGTGGTCAAGGAGAGATAAGTGATCCCATTGGcgtattgttattattagttatattatgtAGGTAGCCTGTGGCGTGAGTGCAAGTTTCGTGCCAAGAACGGTGTTTCTATAGTAAGACCATCAGAGAGCTCCAATAGAATAGCTTGTGATTGTAATATAGCATGTTAAAGTCTGCCTTTTGGGACTTGTAATGTGTCTACTAGTGCCTTCAGTTGCAAGAATTTTTCAAGAtttcaatctctctctctctctctctctgcttTTTCCGTTTATGCGTGTTTGTAAGCAAGTGGAATTAATCAATAGAAAGGGATTAAGGTACCACAGAAgctgatatttatttaaatattattaaattttgtcaTATTAGACATATTTTATGGATCTTCAAACTAACAAAAAGAAGATATAAAACAACTAGATGGATATTtgataacaaattaacaataacTAAATAGTCAGTGGATAATGTTTTAAACTTGTTAATGAATATTTTACCTTTGATGGGCAGTGTAATTTGACTGTTCAAAATGGAGGGAAAGGAAAGGAAGGAGAGAGAAGGagatgaaacaaacaaagaaaagaagaatgaGTCAGCCATGCCCATGTGATGCTTTTTGAAGGTTGTGAGAGTGTGAGATGGTCAAAAAAGCTGTGGTTttacagatttttttttttttcagtgtgTCAGAACTGAACTTCGCTTTTGAGACAGTGAAATAAGAGAGCCCAAAGCCATGAGTGTCTGGATATATACGACATATAACATACGTTGCTGAACGggaaggaaaaatgaaaatgcaaatCCCCTAAATCCCAATGGCTCAGCACCGAACCACCTGACCTCAATTTTGTTAGAGAGTAGTGACATTTGGCTTTAAAATTATCTCATTAATCCACACTTTTTAATCAAATCCatctattttaaattatccttattacaaaattaaaaaaaaaaaaaaattaatacactCTCTTTCTATCACCACCATCATCACCGATAACTTGTTTTCATCACAACCAAATCCATCGTATCATCAATCACCAAATATGGAAGagttgtaattaattttaaatttaaaaaaattgattaattacttgttttttattgcataGTTCCGTTGCCtatgaaaaaaatcttattattttacaactaaCATTCTTTTCCCACTATCCAGTATTAGCAAGAGGCAGGAAACTTTAGGCCTATGGGTGAAAAATAGTAACCTTGAcgaagaaatattaaattcacgAAATATTTTCTCGCTCCTCACCATCTCCATAACtccattcaaattcaaaaactcCTTATCCTCCTCATCTTCTACCAAATAATCacttttcaaaaacaaatcGATTCGTCCCAGGGTTCTCATATGTTCACGGTTCAAGTTACTTGGAATCTCTGGCTGTGTTCTCAGTTTTGTTATGTTATAGAGTAGAcaaggaaataaaagaaatataaaataatatattattattatcttctttttaggaggataattttgaaaataagtcgggtttaatgttaattaaaaagtggggattgttgaaataattttaaaaggtcaaatatttataaactcAATTACTTCATGTCCCtacacttttgttttttttttttttttttttatttattgagatCTTCTATAGAGGTACTCACGAGTCACGACCTAAATAAGACTTTGCTTCCTGGTACCTAAGTAATTTTCAGTTGCTTTTACAACACTTCCTTCTTGTATCATTAAAACAACACCAGCGTTACTTGATTCCAAATTCAATGTAATGCTTGTTATACACTCTTCAAATTATACTAATTCACTTGCCATTATTTCATCAAGACTACTCTTttgttaaaagtttaaattttaaagatatCTATAAGTGTCATAATATAGTAAAATCTCTCTATAGTGATACTCTATATAGGAATAATTTGCatttaatcaaaaaaatttagtctCAATTTGtgctaattataaataagaataaacttTACACTGttataagttataattttaatctcaATCGATGTAGGCCGGCCTATAGGCCTGCAAGCATGAGTCGGTCGATTCAGGATTTTTTTGCCAACCCAATCAGCCTATAAATAAAAGGCAAACAAAGTTTAGAAAGGAACTTTTGAccattttctaaatttctaaccaaattaagagaaaactaaaatattttgtcgGGATTTACTAAAAATTGTCTAAATGCAAACTAACGATAGCGTAAGAGTCCCGTTCGCAGGGACACGCTCATGCATTGCTTGTGCCTGGAAAAGTGTCAAAAGGCAAGGAAAGTTCGTATCTATATTCTAACTCTCTCTAGTAAATTATCAATTCTAAGACTATCGAAGAGTATTTCACACCTTCAATTAATGGAGTTGAGGTGGAATTAGAGTTGACTTTCAATCATTATTCAacggaaaaagaaattagagaGACAAAGAGACATTCCCCAATCTCCACATATAAAAACAtcctattaattaattaattaaaaatgtccTATAAACTCGGTTATTGTGATCTCCCCAGAAGACTCAATAAGTGACCCCAGGCCCCGCATGGAGCTGCTCTGCTATTTAATAATCTCTTTGTGTGTTTTGCAGCTAACAAGCCAAGCCTTCGagactatttaaatatttaatacttcAATGAACTATTACTAAACGCTGTTCCAAAACTACATATTATATCAAACTTtgggaaaagaaataaaaaaaaaccaatatgCAAGCTAGCTTACTGTTTACGCATACGGCTCAATAAATAAGtgctaaaatatattattttgggAGGTGGatggttaaaaaattaatttggattttatccgttctttaaaaaaaaaaattctattctTTCCATCTTTTTAGAATATATATCATTACGACAAGCTAGGACTTGGATCTACTTTAACATGgtgtttttattcaaataattatttttaattagacttattttttaaagaaatccTTTATTTAAGATCCTTTAGTTAAGCCCCGTTTGGGACAGCTGCCtcaaatctataaattaaagGTTTGGCACCGCAGCTGCCCAAACGGGCCTTAGTTGAAAATTGCAGGGGTAAAATAATTAGGAAAGCCTTGTTAAGAATCAGGCactgatttatttattgttgattGGGAATTCGATCTCATAGATTATATGCCTAAAACATCAGCAAAGacttatatgatttttttttttaaaaaaaaaaaacttatttactTACTTAtgtgataaataaattagtaaagaaaaaaaatctctgcaaagctttttcaaataaaataaatttatattattttaatcaaattcttctctcatcaaatttaattatcctccaatttttttggtaatgTGGTCATAatacttctctctcttcaataaataatgacaaaaaatactataatatttttaataaaagagaaaaccactttttaatattgaaaagaaagaataataatcttatttgaaaatttaaagagcCTTTTAGAACTCTTAGGGTTagtttaaaattacttttgagagagtcaaaagtaaatttaaaaagttaaaagctaATTGTATGCgtgtgataaattttttttaaaattacttttgacaCATCACCTTATTCTacagtataatttttttaaaaaatagagaatgaatgacttttcaaaatttgattttgataaaaattcaagattatgtttattattattatcagataaaaaaataaaattataatataaaatatttattttaattactaattattatatgtgtaataaaaaatattttataaacatatttataaatatataaataaattttatttaacattacaTTTCACCCAGTAATTTACATTCTTatagtaatttaataattaaatttatcaaacacatataattgttttcaaaattcgcCACACTTTTAAACCTAAATTTGACCAAACATTTAAGTGATTCTCTTGacaattaattacttttataactaacaataattattttaagaaataccATATTAATAAATTGGCCTTTACTGCTATTTGCAATTACAAATCTATTGGGGTAAATTGAAAGAGGAATTCGAGTCCCTTCAAGGCCGGCATAATATAAAGTAAATGTCCAGCTACcaagaaaacataataatattaaaatgtctTAGCAATCAAATTTTCACGACAGCCACGATTGTGAACACTGTCGAGAATAGCACAGGAAGATTTAAGTGTCGAGAGGCTCGAATATCCTTTTAACCATACAACATAAAGCATTAGATATACATACAAAAAGTACTCTTTATTTTTGCACTATAGTTACGGGAGGTAGCTGGGTAATTATTAGCAGTTCCTTGAGTACCAGCAGCTTAATGTTGGTTCTCACTTGCCAAAGGAACAGACTTCACCTGAAATAATGCAAGCACATTGAAATTCGATGCAGAAGATGTAGAATCTGAAGTAGGATTAAACAATGATGCCGCTAATAAATGAAAACTGCTATGGCACACCACTCTTTTAACTCCTCAGATACTATTGAATTTCATTACTCAAAAAGGTTTTAAGGAGTTGTAGCAACGTGAAAAACAAGAGTGCAACTGTAAATCGAGAAATCTCAATCGACAATAGTAACTATTATAAATGATTTGAAGTACTCACCAAATCACGGAACTTTAGAATGTAGAACATCTCAAGGTACCTCCGGGTCTCACGCCTCTCAAGTTTTGAAACATACTTCCAGAAACCATATACCCCAGCCAATGTCATTAGCCTTTCAGAATAAATCTTCCAGGTGTACCTACAAATTATGATTCTGTGTCGGCATGGAAATCACATTGATAACAAATGGTGAAGGATCCACAATTCCATCACTAGATACTACTAACCTTTCATAAATCCTTTTAAGCCCTCCATCAGAGATTTTTTTCCAATGGCTTGGATTTTCCTTGCACTTTCCAAAGAAATCTGCCATGAGTTCAGCAGCTTGATCAGGGTGATATGGATCAATATGGAACCCTGACGCACCATGCTCGATAATCTCTGCAGGACCACCATGGCAAGTGGCGAATGTCGGAAGTCCACAAGTCATAGCTTCCACAACTGTTAATCCAAAAGCTTCATAAAAAGCAGGCTGCcatagaattaaaaaagaaaagaaaaaggaaaaaagagagTTGAGGGTTAAGTTATCATAACACCTTACTATACTTTGTAAGAAGGTAAAAAGTTCAGTGGTATCGGGTGCACATATACCTGCACAAAAGCACCTTTGGTGTCGGCTATATAGCGATAGAGCTCGCCATTACGTGCCCTATTTGTTTGAGCTGCTATCCAACGAAACTGACCATCCAACTTGTACGTCTTCATA encodes:
- the LOC102614738 gene encoding endoglucanase 17 codes for the protein MRATDLCALHCGFGSWLVGLLVWFLYSEEQPQSSKMALSLSLFTRLVLLCWFTTSLLLCNGFPAAFHPHHHHPHFAKHNYRDALTKSIIFFEGQRSGKLPPNQRMTWRRDSGLTDGAAMHVDLVGGYYDAGDNVKFGFPMAFTTTMLSWSVIEFGGLMKGELRNAREAIRWATDYLLKATVHPDTIYVQVGDANKDHACWERPEDMDTPRTVIKIDRNYPGSDVAGETAAALAAASLVFRRSDPTYSKLLVRRAIRVFQFADKYRGAYSNGLKKFVCPFYCSYSGYQDELLWGAAWLHKATRNPTYLNYIQVNGQILGAAEYDNTFGWDNKHVGARILLSKAFLVQKLQSLHEYKDHADNFICSLIPGASFSSAQYTPGGLLFKMSDSNMQYVTSTSFLLLTYAKYLTSAHRVVNCGGTTVTAKRLRTIAKRQVDYILGDNPLKMSYMVGYGPRYPQRIHHRGSSLPSVGAHPARIQCSSGFSIMKSQSPNPNVLVGAIVGGPDQHDRFPDERPDYEQSEPSTYMNAPLVGALAYLAHSFGQL